In one window of Cololabis saira isolate AMF1-May2022 chromosome 23, fColSai1.1, whole genome shotgun sequence DNA:
- the gpr37b gene encoding prosaposin receptor GPR37b, which produces MQILPPGTLFVLLAHTHVLLSLRNYGELPREEDGDSSRTFPRQSQARDRALLLPGYATGALLRGGLNSTHPGKRGSLGPVRRHNRFNRSVTPAEDPGGVSHWDAPRHHNKRIKLNGALSGTPAGGRHNKSPLMGRGGLEEGDRHTRGTKDEQKKAWKRGRNRQDKSPAVMAQAYASPWEPLPKPVALTSTDLPFDLFTRRAEFYTVREENPWDATPITPPGSQDFGDEIKNPFYPVTSETFGAYAITCVSGVIFLVGIAGNIAILCIVCQNYYMKSISNSLLANLAVWDFVLIFFCLPMVVFHELTKSWLMGEFTCRVVPYVEVASLGVTTFTLCALCIDRFRAATNVQMYYEMIENCTSTTAKLAVIWIGALLLALPELLIRQLVKEDTGLPDEPLEERCIIRISTSLPDMLYVLGLTYEGARLWWCFGCYFCLPTLFTIGCSLVTARKIRHAEQASVRSNKKQIRLESQMNCTVVALAIVYGACVVPENICNIVSAYMAAGVPEHTMSVLHLLSQLLLFCRAAVTPALLLLLCRPLGRAFMDCCCCCCCCNNAPSSATASDDNEHECTTELELSPFSTIRRELSNYTPAGSNC; this is translated from the exons GCCGCCCGGGACGCTATTCGTGTTACTCGCCCACACACATGTGCTGTTATCCCTGAGAAATTATGGAGAGCTTCCACGTGAGGAGGACGGCGACTCCTCCAGGACTTTTCCTCGCCAAAGCCAAGCCCGGGACCGCGCGCTGCTGCTGCCCGGCTACGCCACAGGTGCGCTCCTCCGGGGGGGCCTCAACTCCACTCACCCGGGGAAGAGGGGGTCCCTGGGACCAGTGAGGAGACACAACAGATTCAATAGGAGCGTGACCCCCGCGGAGGATCCCGGCGGCGTCTCCCACTGGGACGCGCCGCGCCACCACAACAAGAGGATAAAGTTGAATGGAGCTCTGAGCGGAACGCCAGCAGGTGGACGCCACAACAAGTCTCCCTTAATGGGACGAGGGGGGCTGGAGGAGGGAGACAGGCACACGAGAGGCACAAAAGATGAGCAGAAAAAAGCCTGGAAGAGGGGGAGAAACAGACAGGACAAAAGCCCTGCGGTCATGGCTCAGGCTTACGCGTCGCCGTGGGAACCGCTGCCCAAGCCGGTGGCCCTCACCTCCACCGACCTGCCCTTTGACCTGTTTACAAGGAGGGCCGAGTTTTACACCGTCAGGGAGGAGAACCCCTGGGACGCCACGCCGATCACCCCTCCCGGCTCGCAGGACTTCGGGGATGAGATCAAGAACCCTTTTTACCCGGTGACCAGCGAGACCTTTGGCGCGTACGCCATCACCTGCGTGTCCGGGGTCATCTTCCTGGTGGGCATCGCCGGCAACATCGCCATCCTCTGCATAGTGTGCCAGAACTACTACATGAAAAGCATCTCCAACTCGCTGCTGGCCAATCTGGCCGTGTGGGACTTTGTGCTCATCTTCTTCTGCCTACCCATGGTGGTTTTCCATGAACTGACAAAGTCCTGGCTGATGGGGGAGTTTACCTGCAGAGTGGTGCCCTACGTGGAG GTGGCCTCCTTGGGTGTCACTACTTTCACCTTGTGCGCTCTCTGCATCGACCGCTTCCGTGCAGCCACCAACGTCCAGATGTACTATGAGATGATAGAGAACTGCACATCTACAACCGCCAAGCTCGCAGTCATTTGGATTGGTGCACTGCTCTTGGCCCTCCCAGAGCTCCTCATTCGACAGCTAGTGAAGGAGGATACAGGACTCCCGGACGAGCCCCTAGAGGAACGCTGTATTATCAGGATATCCACCTCACTGCCTGACATGCTCTATGTGCTAGGCCTGACCTATGAGGGGGCCCGGCTGTGGTGGTGCTTTGGCTGCTACTTTTGCCTTCCAACCCTCTTCACCATTGGATGCTCACTGGTGACGGCACGCAAAATCCGGCACGCAGAGCAGGCCAGCGTGCGCAGCAATAAGAAGCAGATACGGCTAGAGAGCCAGATGAACTGCACGGTTGTGGCACTGGCGATAGTCTACGGTGCATGTGTGGTGCCTGAGAACATCTGCAACATAGTTTCTGCATACATGGCAGCTGGTGTTCCTGAGCACACCATGTCCGTCTTACACCTTCTCTCCCAGCTGCTTCTGTTCTGCCGGGCCGCCGTGACGCCTGCCCTCCTGCTTCTCCTGTGTCGCCCACTGGGCAGGGCCTTCATggactgctgctgttgctgctgctgctgtaacaACGCCCCCTCCTCAGCCACGGCCAGTGACGATAACGAACATGAGTGCACTACGGAGTTGGAGCTCTCGCCCTTTAGCACCATCCGGAGGGAGCTGAGTAACTACACACCTGCCGGCTCCAACTGCTAA